A genomic window from Fusarium falciforme chromosome 2, complete sequence includes:
- a CDS encoding F-box domain-containing protein, with the protein MDDAFLPGAGESKLLTLLPAEVLHHILQFLPPADLVLRVPCVCSALHAFIKGNRNLFRQVYLDVLDEPTDNTGLNWEQEVRDLVRLETICNRQAAADKVRFKRIIPRNHLYHQRTSTETHQRHELDFVHHIVTHLLKNASPSDESVNPSRTHATSRNAALLQRIFRDGTTSEAFLQRSSLFERVRDHHHHSASAAPQSINADRRAIQQKSAHLHCLHGRPILNAGRLRSHRTYPFACSKVYDMREYTMNSRWGPFLADGSDGVDWEKVEAILVVLSNNVGPRRKVPQIFGEIWDKPFSGSWSDSFKVPPPHDLTSLEARDPYGVTGTWYRIVCFLDYSDFFAFNFPDHDFVAPDAPRPALDVGEATRLIMLRLQVTSIQNPGPDDGQDLPVVHFKGISRSLDDSFDHNANSHIRAFASKGTVRLTREGEVRWTTFSIFHGVERWRSEGVQIGGVRSARGVVGNWFDRDYDDHGPAGPTAFWKVGTADQVANMEDDLLPNALFLPYAALIDMDAEIDLEADMSYNSDDEDEEDDDDDEMDGEELSELLHDAELPLTDVGVSDLIIVHHQHHE; encoded by the exons ATGGACGACGCCTTCTTGCCCGGCGCTGGTGAATCCAAGCTCCTCACTCTGCTCCCCGCAGAGGTGTTGCATCATATACTGCAGTTTCTCCCCCCCGCTGATCTGGTGTTGAGAGTGCCCTGCGTGTGCTCGGCCCTGCACGCTTTCATCAAAGGAAACCGTAACTTGTTCCGTCAGGTCTACCTGGATGTGCTT GATGAACCCACTGATAATACCGGTCTGAACTGGGAGCAAGAGGTTCGAGATCTTGTCCGACTCGAGACGATATGTAATCGCCAAGCTGCGGCGGACAAGGTGAGATTCAAGCGCATCATCCCCAGAAACCATCTTTACCACCAAAGAACATCTACTGAAACTCATCAGAGACACGAACTGGACTTTGTTCACCACATCGTCACTCACCTCCTCAAAAACGCCTCTCCCTCGGATGAATCTGTCAACCCCTCCCGCACACACGCAACCTCGCGCAACGCCGCCCTGCTGCAGCGCATCTTCCGCGATGGAACCACGTCAGAGGCCTTTCTCCAGCGCTCTTCTCTATTTGAGCGTGTTCgtgaccatcaccaccactcaGCATCTGCAGCCCCTCAGTCAATAAATGCGGACCGTAGGGCCATTCAGCAGAAGAGCGCTCATCTTCACTGCCTCCATGGACGACCGATTCTTAATGCGGGCCGTCTGCGCTCTCACAGGACTTATCCATTTGCGTGCTCCAAGGTGTACGATATGCGCGAGTACACCATGAACTCTAGATGGGGACCATTTCTGGCTGACGGCTCCGATGGTGTTGACTGGGAAAAGgtcgaggccatcctcgTGGTCCTGAGCAACAATGTCGGCCCCAGACGCAAGGTTCCTCAAATATTTGGTGAGATCTGGGACAAGCCATTCTCCGGCTCCTGGTCAGACAGCTTCAAAGTCCCTCCGCCGCACGATCTGACCTCCCTCGAGGCCCGCGATCCCTACGGCGTCACAGGCACATGGTACCGC ATTGTCTGCTTCCTCGATTACAGCGACTTCTTCGCCTTCAACTTTCCTGATCACGATTTTGTCGCTCCTGATGCGCCACGACCTGCCCTTGACGTCGGCGAGGCTACTCGTTTAATAATGCTCCGTCTCCAGGTCACATCCATTCAGAACCCCGGGCCGGACGATGGACAAGACCTGCCAGTCGTGCACTTTAAAGGCATCTCGCGGTCCTTGGATGACTCGTTCGACCACAACGCCAACTCACACATCCGAG CATTCGCCTCGAAAGGTACCGTCCGTCTAACCCGGGAGGGAGAAGTTCGCTGGACAACCTTTTCCATCTTCCACGGCGTCGAACGCTGGCGCAGCGAAGGCGTTCAGATCGGTGGCGTGCGCTCAGCTCGCGGTGTAGTGGGTAACTGGTTTGATAG GGACTATGATGACCATGGCCCCGCTGGCCCCACGGCGTTCTGGAAGGTCGGAACTGCTGATCAGGTCGCTAACATGGAGGATGACCTTCTGCCGaacgccctcttcctcccataCGCAGCTCTCATCGATATGGATGCCGAGATTGACCTTGAGGCCGACATGTCTTACAActctgacgatgaggacgaagaggatgatgacgacgacgagatggaCGGAGAAGAACTGTCAGAGTTGCTACATGATGCAGAGCTACCTCTTACAGATGTCGGTGTTTCCGACTTGATAATTGTTCATCATCAGCACCATGAATGA
- a CDS encoding 4HBT domain-containing protein, translating into MSNTRDKNLKAAAESMKGHREAILGGGPEEKVKAWLQLTKDESGHLKAGDWMHSLIPHLSLVSVNAEGPHPSCVFSYTVQPDNCNRLRNLHGGCAATLFDWCTTLPLALVNRPGFWLGMGVSRTLNVTYMRPVPVGEEVLIDCEIIQVGKKLATLRGTMRKKSDNSLLAVCEHGKVNIDPEPKAKI; encoded by the exons ATGTCTAACACACGAGACAAGAACCTCAAGGCGGCAGCCGAGTCTATGAAAGGCCACCGAGAGGCAATACTGGGAGGCGGTCCCGAGGAAAAAGTCAAGGCATGGCTTCAGCTCACTAAAGATGAGAGTGGTCATCTCAAAGCCGGG GACTGGATGCACTCTCTCATCCCCCATCTCTCCCTGGTATCCGTCAACGCCGAAGGGCCTCATCCGTCATGTGTCTTTTCTTACACAGTGCAACCCGACAACTGTAACCGCCTCAGGAACTTGCACGGAGGATGCGCAGCTACTCTGTTCGACTGGTGCACCACGTTGCCACTCGCCCTGGTGAACCGGCCCGGATTCTGGCTCGGCATGGGCGTGAGCCGTACTCTCAACGTCACCTACATGAGGCCGGTGCCGGTGGGTGAGGAGGTGCTCATTGATTGCGAGATTATCCAGGTCGGCAAGAAACTGGCAACTCTGAGGGGAACGATGAGAAAGAAGAGTGATAACTCGCTGCTGGCTGTTTGTGAGCATGGCAAAGTGAATATCGATCCCGAACCAAAGGCCAAGATATAG
- a CDS encoding Peroxin-12 gives MEFVTALRGTFDEQKPSLFEVLSEQQLNALLPPTLRYLLTIATHRHPRYLLRILNSFDEIYAAAMLLVERHYLRTRGGSFTEHFYGLKREKGLHAEVPRASMSAPDLVRETLKLSTKDVWKNLLVLVGIPYLKRKLDESYEVNAPRALLGAAYTRMPDNPTLRDRFLYYYRWFLRNIYPSVNAGYYFAMLAFNLAYLFDGSKYHSPLMWLIGTRVRRMTGADYKAIEALTQTPERGHRPGLRSLLNPREMGPRLLSGLSLLLPTSIFALKFLEWWYQSDFAKQLSRKATESVDLPPPVISGLGRKRGSDKKKSEDTANEGETTPSAEDAPIATPSLLPVFTVPFPEDSALCPICVDEIVTPTACQTGVVYCYTCIHKWLEGQHPKQEEFMEAHEGKWESGVGRCAVTGKRVLGGTEGLRRIMV, from the coding sequence ATGGAGTTCGTCACGGCCCTTCGGGGCACCTTTGACGAGCAGAAGCCGTCCCTCTTCGAGGTTCTCTCGGAGCAGCAGCTCAACGCCCTCCTCCCGCCCACCCTCCGCTATCTCCTCACCATCGCGACCCATCGACACCCGCGATACCTCCTGCGCATACTAAACTCTTTCGATGAGATCTACGCCGCCGCCATGCTGCTCGTCGAGCGCCACTACCTGCGAACCCGCGGCGGCTCCTTTACAGAACACTTTTACGGCCTCAAGCGCGAGAAGGGTCTGCATGCCGAGGTCCCCCGCGCGAGCATGTCGGCCCCTGACCTCGTGCGCGAGACTTTGAAGTTGTCCACAAAGGACGTGTGGAAGAATctgctcgtcctcgtcggtaTCCCTTATCTCAAGCGGAAGCTCGACGAGAGCTACGAGGTGAATGCGCCCAGAGCCCTGCTCGGCGCGGCATACACGCGAATGCCCGATAACCCGACCCTTCGCGACCGCTTCCTGTATTATTACCGATGGTTCCTGCGGAACATATACCCGAGCGTCAATGCTGGCTATTACTTTGCCATGCTGGCCTTCAACCTTGCCTACCTCTTCGACGGTAGCAAGTACCATAGCCCGCTCATGTGGCTGATAGGTACCCGTGTGCGGAGGATGACGGGCGCCGACTAcaaggccatcgaggcctTGACGCAGACACCCGAGAGGGGACACAGACCTGGGTTGCGTTCATTGTTGAACCCTCGTGAGATGGGACCCCGACTACTTTCTGGCCTGTCTCTTCTGCTGCCGACCAGCATCTTTGCATTGAAGTTTCTAGAGTGGTGGTATCAGTCTGATTTTGCAAAGCAACTATCAAGAAAGGCCACAGAGAGTGTTGATCTCCCTCCGCCCGTGATATCCGGGCTGGGTCGCAAGAGAGGATCGGATAAGAAGAAGAGCGAAGATACAGCTAATGAGGGCGAGACGACTCCTTCAGCCGAGGATGCACCCATTGCCACTCCATCATTGCTCCCTGTTTTCACAGTCCCATTCCCAGAGGACTCGGCATTGTGCCCAATCTGCGTTGACGAGATTGTCACGCCGACGGCCTGCCAGACTGGAGTCGTCTACTGCTACACCTGCATCCACAAGTGGCTGGAAGGACAACACCCGAAACAGGAGGAGTTCATGGAGGCCCACGAAGGAAAGTGGGAGAGCGGAGTAGGGAGATGCGCGGTCACTGGGAAGCGTGTGCTGGGCGGAACTGAGGGCTTAAGACGGATCATGGTATAG